One part of the Tenacibaculum sp. 190130A14a genome encodes these proteins:
- a CDS encoding TonB-dependent receptor, which yields MSFVNQVKIVAFLMVMFTSLTVNAQTFNVSGKVFDENQKPLIGASVLVTELNKGTSTDFEGNFKLQLPQGEHVIKVNFIGYKSAAQGIAIVNDQPQTINFYLTPDNNTLDEVLVSAVRVKADAPVTHSNLTKKEIAKRNLGQDIPILMNYLPNVISSSDAGAGIGYTYLRVRGSDASRVNVTVNGIPYNDAESQGTFWVNMGDFASSTQSLQLQRGVGTSTNGSGAFGASLNILTDAVSEEAGGEISNSFGSFGTRKHTVKFTTGKLNDHFEFAGRLSNIYSDGYVDRAFTDLKSYFLQGSYTDENTLIKALVFGGKEQTYQAWFGLTADQLKEDRRQNPYTYDNETDNYQQDHYQLHWNETLDENWSTNIGLNYTRGKGYFEQFKDGEDAADYAGLINDGSDVIVRRWLDNHFYVANLNVTYKGDNFEIITGGSYSEYDNDHYGEVIWGSDLAPNTNIRDRYYESVSNKEDFSIFSKATFNVTDQLKAFVDLQGRFVTYKTLGLTDDLDVISVNEVYNFFNPKLGVTYKINDEHSVYASYARANREPNRNDFEGGNSKHESLDDYELGWRLQNETVKLNTNVYYMNYQNQLVLTGAIDPNSGEPLRASSGKSYRFGIEIDADIKLDETLFLRPNVAFSKNVNSDFYATIDGELRNLGETPITFSPDIVFGNALVYAPIKNLQMSFLSKYVGKQFMSNLNSEVSDQDVLKGFFTSDFNITYELKFDKIIKSVVFTGLVNNIFDKEYVDRGYYYTFDDTWSNPGQTTTVDGAGFYPQATRNFLIGATIKF from the coding sequence AAATCAAAAGCCACTTATAGGTGCTTCTGTACTAGTTACCGAACTTAATAAAGGAACTTCTACAGATTTTGAAGGAAATTTTAAATTACAACTTCCACAAGGAGAACACGTAATCAAAGTTAATTTTATCGGGTATAAAAGTGCGGCTCAAGGAATAGCTATTGTAAATGATCAACCGCAAACAATAAACTTTTATTTAACTCCTGATAACAATACGCTAGATGAGGTATTGGTTTCTGCAGTTCGTGTAAAGGCTGATGCGCCGGTTACTCATTCTAACTTAACTAAAAAAGAAATTGCAAAACGTAATTTAGGACAAGATATTCCTATTTTGATGAATTACTTACCGAATGTAATTTCTTCATCTGATGCAGGTGCTGGAATTGGATATACTTATTTAAGAGTTCGTGGTTCAGATGCTTCTAGAGTAAATGTTACCGTAAACGGAATCCCTTATAACGATGCTGAAAGTCAAGGAACTTTTTGGGTAAATATGGGTGACTTTGCTTCTTCTACACAAAGTTTACAGTTACAACGTGGAGTAGGTACATCTACTAATGGATCTGGAGCTTTTGGTGCAAGTTTAAATATTTTAACAGATGCTGTTTCTGAAGAAGCTGGAGGAGAAATTTCAAACTCTTTTGGTTCTTTTGGTACAAGAAAACACACCGTAAAATTTACAACAGGTAAATTAAACGATCATTTTGAGTTTGCTGGACGTTTATCTAACATTTATTCTGATGGTTATGTTGATAGAGCTTTTACTGATTTAAAATCGTATTTCTTACAAGGTAGTTATACTGATGAGAATACTTTAATTAAAGCATTGGTTTTTGGAGGTAAAGAACAAACATATCAAGCTTGGTTCGGATTAACTGCTGATCAGTTGAAAGAAGATCGTCGTCAAAATCCATATACCTACGACAACGAAACAGATAACTACCAACAAGATCATTACCAATTACACTGGAATGAAACCTTAGATGAAAATTGGTCTACAAACATTGGTTTAAACTACACTCGCGGAAAAGGGTATTTTGAGCAGTTTAAAGACGGAGAAGATGCTGCAGATTATGCTGGATTAATTAATGACGGAAGTGATGTCATTGTTAGAAGATGGTTAGACAATCATTTTTATGTGGCTAATTTAAATGTAACGTATAAAGGAGACAACTTTGAAATTATTACAGGAGGTTCGTATAGTGAATATGATAATGATCATTATGGAGAAGTAATTTGGGGAAGCGATTTAGCTCCAAATACAAATATTAGAGATCGTTATTATGAGAGTGTTTCTAACAAGGAAGACTTTAGTATTTTTTCTAAAGCCACTTTTAATGTTACTGATCAATTAAAGGCATTTGTTGATTTACAAGGACGTTTTGTTACCTATAAAACGCTTGGACTTACAGATGATTTAGATGTTATTTCTGTGAACGAAGTATACAATTTCTTTAATCCGAAATTAGGGGTTACTTATAAAATTAACGATGAGCATAGTGTATATGCTTCTTATGCTCGTGCAAATAGAGAGCCTAACAGAAATGATTTTGAGGGTGGTAATTCTAAACATGAAAGTTTAGATGATTATGAATTAGGATGGCGTTTACAAAATGAAACAGTAAAACTAAATACTAATGTGTACTACATGAACTACCAAAATCAGTTAGTTTTAACTGGTGCTATTGATCCGAATTCTGGAGAACCTTTAAGAGCATCTAGTGGAAAAAGTTACCGATTTGGTATTGAGATTGACGCAGATATTAAGTTAGACGAAACATTGTTTTTAAGACCTAATGTGGCTTTTAGTAAAAATGTAAACAGCGATTTTTATGCTACGATTGATGGTGAGCTTAGAAACTTAGGAGAAACACCTATTACTTTTTCTCCTGACATTGTGTTTGGAAATGCTTTGGTATATGCTCCAATAAAGAACTTACAAATGTCATTTTTATCTAAATATGTTGGTAAACAATTTATGAGTAATTTAAATAGTGAAGTATCTGATCAAGATGTCTTAAAAGGATTCTTTACAAGTGATTTTAATATTACCTACGAATTAAAATTCGATAAAATAATTAAGTCGGTAGTATTCACTGGTTTAGTAAATAACATTTTTGACAAAGAGTATGTAGATAGAGGATATTACTATACGTTTGATGATACTTGGTCTAATCCTGGACAAACTACCACAGTTGATGGTGCTGGTTTTTATCCGCAGGCTACTAGAAACTTTTTAATTGGGGCTACTATAAAGTTCTAA
- a CDS encoding rhodanese-like domain-containing protein, which produces MKKLIALIGLMFWCVSCEPQNPSLKDVSVESLQEVLTTTKVQLLDVRTPQEWEYGIIEGAISINLFDEDFEKQALEKLDKREPVYVYCKSGGRSKKASEVLSKKGFEVYNVVGGYNEWKLKN; this is translated from the coding sequence ATGAAAAAGCTAATTGCACTCATAGGTTTGATGTTTTGGTGTGTTTCTTGCGAACCTCAAAACCCAAGTTTAAAAGATGTTTCTGTTGAAAGTTTACAGGAAGTTTTAACAACTACTAAAGTGCAATTATTAGATGTTCGTACTCCACAAGAATGGGAATATGGAATTATAGAAGGAGCTATAAGTATAAATCTTTTTGATGAAGATTTTGAAAAGCAAGCACTTGAAAAGTTAGACAAAAGAGAGCCTGTTTATGTGTATTGTAAATCCGGTGGGAGGAGTAAAAAAGCATCAGAAGTACTCTCTAAAAAAGGTTTTGAAGTTTACAATGTAGTAGGAGGATATAATGAATGGAAATTAAAGAATTAG
- a CDS encoding MBL fold metallo-hydrolase has protein sequence MKIEQIYTGCLAQGAYYVESNGEVAIIDPLREVQPYIDRAAKDNANIKYIFETHFHADFVSGHVTLAEKTGATIVYGPTAKTSFNAHIATDNEAFKVGDLTIVALHTPGHTMESTTYLLKDASGKNHAIFSGDTLFLGDVGRPDLAQKGDITQEDLAGMLFDSLRTKIMPLADEVIVYPAHGAGSACGKNLSKETVGTIGEQKKTNYALREDMTKEEFVAEVTEGLTPPPAYFPLNVKLNKEGYQSIDEVIKSGAKALSIREFETIANETGAIILDVRHQSEFIKGFIPNSIFIGLGGTFAPWVGALIKDVAQPIVLVTPKGDEETAITRLSRVGFDNVLGYLEGSFDTWKVSGKEIDTLRSVSAQDLEKAIQEGAPVFDSRKPGEYANEHIVDVPSTPLDYLNDHISEFPTDKDFYIHCAGGYRSVIAASILKSRGFHNVIDVAGGYKAIKETNIERTAMVCPSTLK, from the coding sequence ATGAAGATAGAGCAAATTTATACAGGTTGTTTAGCACAAGGAGCGTACTATGTAGAAAGTAATGGAGAGGTAGCAATTATTGACCCATTAAGAGAAGTACAACCTTATATAGATAGAGCGGCAAAAGATAACGCGAATATTAAATATATTTTTGAAACTCATTTTCATGCAGATTTTGTGAGTGGACATGTTACATTAGCTGAAAAAACGGGTGCTACCATTGTATATGGCCCAACAGCAAAAACATCATTTAACGCACATATCGCAACAGATAATGAAGCGTTCAAAGTAGGAGACCTTACCATTGTAGCATTGCATACACCAGGGCATACTATGGAGAGTACTACCTATCTATTAAAAGATGCTTCTGGAAAAAATCATGCAATTTTTAGTGGAGACACCTTGTTTTTAGGAGATGTTGGTAGACCCGATTTAGCCCAGAAAGGAGATATTACACAAGAAGATTTAGCAGGGATGCTATTCGATAGTTTACGTACTAAAATTATGCCGTTAGCAGATGAAGTAATCGTATATCCTGCACACGGAGCGGGTTCTGCTTGTGGTAAAAATTTAAGCAAAGAAACAGTTGGAACTATTGGAGAACAAAAGAAAACCAACTATGCCTTAAGAGAAGATATGACCAAAGAGGAGTTTGTTGCTGAAGTAACAGAAGGATTAACACCTCCTCCAGCATATTTCCCTTTAAACGTAAAACTAAATAAAGAAGGATACCAGTCTATAGACGAAGTAATCAAGTCAGGAGCAAAAGCATTATCTATTCGTGAATTTGAAACTATAGCAAACGAAACAGGAGCTATTATCTTAGATGTACGTCATCAATCAGAATTCATTAAAGGATTTATTCCAAACTCAATTTTTATTGGCTTAGGAGGAACCTTTGCTCCTTGGGTAGGAGCGTTAATTAAAGACGTAGCACAACCCATTGTATTGGTTACTCCAAAAGGAGATGAAGAAACAGCTATTACACGTTTATCTCGTGTAGGGTTTGACAATGTATTAGGATATTTAGAAGGAAGTTTTGATACTTGGAAAGTTTCAGGAAAAGAAATTGACACCTTACGTTCGGTATCTGCACAAGATTTAGAAAAAGCAATTCAAGAAGGAGCACCAGTATTTGATTCTCGTAAACCAGGAGAATATGCAAATGAACATATTGTAGATGTGCCAAGTACTCCATTAGATTATTTAAATGATCATATTAGTGAATTCCCTACCGATAAAGACTTTTACATTCACTGTGCAGGAGGATATCGTTCGGTAATTGCAGCATCTATCTTAAAATCAAGAGGATTTCATAATGTAATAGATGTAGCTGGTGGTTATAAGGCAATCAAAGAAACAAACATTGAAAGGACAGCAATGGTATGTCCTTCTACCTTAAAATAA
- a CDS encoding heavy-metal-associated domain-containing protein — MQQEVYIENLKCGGCAATITKGLSSIKGVDEVKVDVEKSLVSFSSEESLLSEIKEKLSKLGYPEVGDKNTIMHKAKSFVSCAVGRVNKED, encoded by the coding sequence ATGCAACAAGAAGTATATATCGAAAATTTGAAATGTGGAGGTTGTGCAGCTACAATTACCAAAGGATTATCTAGCATTAAGGGAGTTGATGAAGTAAAAGTAGATGTAGAAAAATCATTGGTTTCGTTTTCTTCGGAAGAAAGTTTACTTTCAGAAATAAAAGAAAAGCTATCGAAACTAGGATATCCAGAAGTAGGAGATAAGAACACTATTATGCACAAAGCAAAATCGTTTGTTAGTTGTGCAGTTGGAAGAGTAAATAAAGAAGATTAA